Proteins encoded by one window of Nitrospira sp. MA-1:
- a CDS encoding pyridoxal phosphate-dependent aminotransferase: MPLFGDTNTPMTFSPPSRLDRIGPSQIRENMRIAMEHEAINLAQGRPDFPTAPVVKQAAIDAIAHDLNQYSVTWGLAELREAIARHVHERHGLTFDPETEITITCGVTEAIVAAMLALVEVGDEVIIIEPAHENYVPAVYFASGTPRFVTLRPPDYALPLDELRAAISPRTRAIILNTPHNPSGHVFTREELNAILALADQHGIYVVTDEIYDHLYYEPYRHIAPATLAPDWKGLVITGGLSKIYAATGWRLGYVLASKDVTTAIRTVHDYLTICAPTPFQYAAVTALALPESYYTDLRARFLRRRDLTMQMLTDSGFEPYAPQGAYYLLAGYGPWRHQGDSQSFARRLITEAKVAVVPGGAFYYQATDLGQHLVRFAFAKTSQVLKQAGENLAKAFHNR, translated from the coding sequence ATGCCATTGTTTGGTGATACGAATACACCCATGACCTTTTCCCCTCCCTCCAGACTGGACCGGATCGGACCATCGCAAATTCGCGAAAATATGCGAATTGCCATGGAGCATGAAGCCATTAACCTGGCTCAAGGCCGTCCGGACTTTCCCACTGCGCCTGTGGTGAAACAAGCCGCGATTGATGCCATTGCCCATGATCTCAATCAATATTCCGTGACCTGGGGATTGGCAGAGTTGCGCGAAGCCATTGCCAGACATGTCCATGAACGTCATGGTCTTACCTTTGACCCTGAGACAGAGATCACCATTACCTGTGGGGTGACGGAAGCGATCGTGGCGGCGATGCTGGCGTTAGTCGAGGTTGGGGATGAAGTCATCATCATCGAACCCGCCCACGAAAATTACGTTCCGGCTGTGTATTTTGCGAGCGGGACGCCACGGTTTGTGACCCTCCGCCCACCTGATTACGCCTTACCGCTGGATGAACTGCGAGCAGCCATCAGTCCACGCACCAGAGCTATTATCCTGAATACTCCCCATAACCCATCAGGCCATGTTTTTACGCGGGAAGAACTGAACGCCATTCTGGCTTTGGCCGACCAACATGGGATCTATGTGGTGACGGATGAAATCTACGATCATCTCTACTACGAACCTTATCGGCATATTGCCCCGGCCACTCTGGCGCCCGACTGGAAAGGCCTGGTTATCACCGGGGGCTTGTCCAAAATTTACGCGGCAACCGGATGGCGTCTTGGCTATGTCTTGGCCTCCAAGGATGTGACGACGGCGATCCGGACCGTCCATGATTACCTCACGATTTGTGCGCCGACGCCCTTTCAATACGCGGCGGTCACGGCTCTGGCCTTACCCGAGAGCTATTACACCGACCTACGCGCGAGATTCCTGCGGCGTCGGGATCTCACCATGCAGATGCTGACTGACAGTGGATTTGAGCCCTATGCGCCTCAAGGGGCTTATTACCTGTTAGCCGGTTACGGGCCATGGAGACACCAGGGTGATTCCCAATCGTTTGCCAGGCGGTTGATTACGGAGGCGAAGGTGGCGGTGGTTCCCGGTGGCGCCTTTTACTATCAGGCGACAGATCTGGGACAGCACCTCGTCCGTTTTGCTTTTGCTAAAACGAGCCAGGTTCTCAAGCAAGCCGGCGAGAATCTCGCAAAGGCGTTTCACAATCGTTGA
- a CDS encoding carboxypeptidase M32 — MTTSVWDELSQQIAELDTLAGIGGLLGWDQQVTMPSGSARGRAQQSELIGRLYHEQATSPRLGELIEAVAALPDLTPEQQAAVRNMRRTYGRATCVPSKLASRIAKAGASGVAAWGEAKKEKNYLLFAESLQTNVDLALERAQAIDPNRHPYDVLLEDYDPGTTVEELRRMFGALQQGLTDIRQQALARKGSVDFNGQFDQAKQLAMHQDVIKAVGYDTTRGALHEAEHPFSCRVGSGDVRIATHVHERDLLSGLAATMHELGHALYEQGIQEGQGGSAVYAATSTGMHESQSRLWENMIGRSRGFYRWLRPVFDRHFPGQAFDPELVFLASNRVKSGSIRIFAEEVSYNLHIILRFEMELALLERRITVEDVPAEWAKLSEQYLGVRPKDDAEGVLQDAHWAGGAFGYFPSYTLGNLYAASLFAVLREGFPDLEHRIEEGDFATILNFLRERVHRHGHLYETQDLLRMAVGTRDHVKDLLSYLRERYINP, encoded by the coding sequence ATGACCACATCAGTATGGGATGAACTGTCTCAGCAGATTGCCGAACTGGATACCCTGGCAGGCATTGGAGGGCTATTGGGTTGGGATCAGCAAGTGACCATGCCCTCGGGGTCGGCAAGGGGCCGTGCTCAACAAAGTGAATTGATCGGACGGTTGTATCACGAACAAGCCACCTCACCTCGACTGGGTGAACTGATTGAGGCGGTTGCCGCCCTACCTGATTTGACTCCGGAGCAACAAGCCGCAGTTCGTAATATGCGCCGCACCTACGGCCGGGCGACTTGTGTGCCGTCGAAACTCGCCAGCAGGATCGCGAAGGCCGGTGCCAGTGGTGTCGCCGCTTGGGGAGAAGCGAAAAAAGAAAAAAATTATCTTTTGTTTGCAGAGAGCCTTCAGACGAATGTGGATTTGGCACTCGAGCGAGCCCAAGCCATTGATCCCAACCGTCATCCTTATGATGTCCTTCTTGAAGACTATGACCCCGGCACGACAGTCGAGGAGTTACGCCGGATGTTCGGGGCCCTGCAACAAGGCCTGACCGATATCCGGCAACAGGCCCTGGCCAGGAAAGGGTCGGTTGACTTCAACGGCCAATTCGATCAGGCCAAACAATTGGCGATGCATCAGGATGTCATTAAGGCGGTGGGATACGACACGACACGAGGTGCGTTGCACGAGGCGGAGCATCCATTTTCATGCCGGGTGGGCAGCGGGGATGTGCGTATTGCCACGCATGTTCATGAACGGGATCTGCTCAGTGGATTGGCGGCGACGATGCATGAACTGGGGCATGCGCTGTACGAGCAGGGTATCCAGGAGGGACAGGGTGGATCAGCCGTGTATGCGGCTACGTCAACCGGCATGCATGAATCACAATCCCGCCTGTGGGAAAACATGATTGGACGATCCCGTGGGTTCTACCGGTGGCTGCGGCCGGTGTTCGACCGACATTTTCCTGGCCAGGCGTTTGATCCGGAATTGGTTTTCCTCGCTTCCAATCGGGTGAAGTCTGGAAGCATTCGGATTTTTGCGGAGGAAGTTTCCTACAACCTGCATATCATTCTGCGGTTTGAAATGGAGCTCGCTCTGTTGGAGCGACGCATCACGGTTGAAGATGTTCCGGCTGAATGGGCCAAATTGAGTGAGCAGTACCTGGGAGTGCGACCAAAGGATGATGCGGAAGGTGTGTTGCAGGATGCCCACTGGGCGGGTGGGGCTTTTGGGTATTTTCCGAGTTACACATTGGGAAATCTTTACGCGGCTTCGCTCTTTGCTGTCTTACGGGAAGGCTTCCCGGATTTGGAGCACCGTATCGAAGAGGGGGATTTCGCGACCATTCTGAATTTTTTGCGGGAACGGGTTCACCGCCATGGCCACCTATATGAAACCCAGGATCTTCTCCGAATGGCCGTAGGAACTCGTGACCATGTGAAAGATTTATTGAGCTATCTCCGGGAGCGGTATATCAACCCTTGA
- a CDS encoding sigma-54 dependent transcriptional regulator — protein sequence MPDSTSIVIMGSPELEQALNREGLGVVRLETPENVKTLSIGSQTRLVILDGQHLGDSRMFEMMKTIQEHRPYLDVLVFKPGADAGYVHSVLKNGAADVIYEDSHEKLHQAIEAIQNNQKFSPDTPDLRDTRKRVGSFEGILSRNGAMWDIFETITRTASSDATVLIVGETGTGKDLLARAIHRQSGRTGRFVAVNCSTISPEIIESELFGHERGAFTGAHQQKQGLFRYADGGTILLDEIGDMPVQTQLSLLRVLQEQTVRPVGSHHEVPIDARVIAATNASLANAVQTGSFREDLFYRLDVIRLEVPPLRERPEDILYMFGHFLKRVCADYGMDCPELHQSFMDLLLEQTWPGNVRQLENLTQRLVLKGHNRELTGEDLAEVLYSQDIPGSSSAPTALETESVNQPLQSQGDHTPSLNPALTLAAYLEPHLATLEKEYLETVLSKNSGRIAESANQAGMSRRTLLRKLNAYHIDKQNFRNKNSELKD from the coding sequence ATGCCGGATTCAACTTCTATAGTCATTATGGGTTCCCCGGAGCTGGAACAGGCTTTGAATCGTGAAGGCCTTGGGGTTGTACGGTTGGAAACCCCGGAAAATGTGAAGACCCTGTCGATTGGTTCACAGACCCGCCTGGTTATACTCGACGGTCAACATCTTGGAGACTCCCGGATGTTTGAGATGATGAAGACCATACAAGAACACAGACCCTATCTTGATGTGCTGGTATTTAAGCCGGGCGCCGATGCCGGCTATGTTCATTCTGTCTTGAAAAACGGCGCAGCGGATGTGATTTACGAGGATTCACATGAAAAACTTCATCAAGCCATAGAGGCCATTCAGAACAATCAAAAGTTTTCTCCCGATACCCCGGATTTGCGTGATACACGCAAAAGGGTGGGAAGCTTTGAAGGCATTCTCAGCCGTAACGGAGCCATGTGGGATATTTTTGAAACCATTACCCGCACCGCGAGTTCGGACGCCACAGTGTTAATTGTGGGGGAAACCGGAACGGGTAAAGATTTACTGGCTCGGGCGATTCACCGTCAGTCCGGGCGAACCGGACGATTTGTGGCCGTCAATTGCAGCACGATCAGTCCAGAAATTATTGAATCGGAATTGTTCGGCCATGAACGCGGGGCTTTCACCGGAGCCCATCAACAAAAGCAGGGATTATTTCGGTATGCCGATGGCGGCACCATCCTTCTGGATGAGATTGGGGATATGCCGGTTCAAACTCAACTCAGTCTTTTACGGGTATTGCAGGAACAGACGGTGAGGCCGGTTGGGTCTCATCATGAAGTACCCATTGATGCGCGTGTCATTGCCGCGACCAACGCCTCGTTAGCCAACGCCGTTCAAACCGGCTCCTTTCGCGAAGATCTCTTCTACCGGCTTGACGTCATTCGCTTAGAAGTGCCGCCTTTACGAGAGCGACCGGAGGATATCCTCTATATGTTCGGGCATTTTCTGAAACGCGTCTGTGCCGACTATGGAATGGACTGTCCGGAATTGCACCAATCCTTCATGGATCTGCTCTTAGAGCAGACCTGGCCAGGCAATGTCCGACAATTGGAAAACCTCACGCAACGTCTGGTCTTAAAAGGCCACAACCGTGAATTGACCGGGGAAGATCTGGCTGAGGTGTTGTATTCACAGGATATTCCTGGGTCTTCTTCAGCTCCGACCGCTCTTGAAACAGAAAGCGTGAACCAACCCCTCCAAAGCCAGGGTGATCACACTCCGTCCCTCAATCCGGCCCTCACGCTGGCGGCCTACCTTGAGCCACACCTCGCCACCCTGGAGAAAGAGTATTTGGAAACCGTGCTGTCCAAAAATAGCGGTCGCATTGCCGAGTCAGCCAATCAGGCCGGCATGAGTCGCCGAACGCTCCTGCGCAAGCTCAATGCCTACCACATCGACAAACAAAATTTTCGAAATAAGAATTCAGAATTAAAAGATTGA